Within Bdellovibrionales bacterium, the genomic segment GCTCACGAATTGAGCCACAGCATTGATCCGTGTGTTATCGCTCTAGGTCCTGCTGACTTTGGATTTAAATACTCCACTTCACAAGACTTAAAGAAAATGGAGAACGAATATCCCATCAAGAATGTTATCGAGTGCCTCCGCGATAAAAGGTCAATCGGTGCTCTCAATTTCAGTTCTGCCAAAGATGAAGGTGCCTCAAATAAGGGTGGGGCGATGGGGCAACCAGCCAGTAGCAAGGCAAATTCACTGGGAGACAGCCAAAATATGATTGGTCCATTTGCCGGCGAAGGACCTCCAACACCACAAAAGCCCAAGGAGGTTTCCTTTTGTGAAAATGACCAAATTGGAGAAAGCTTTTGCGATTGGATGGCAGCTGAGGTCTTACCGACTTATATGGAAGAAAACCACAAGCTTACTCCCGCACAATACCTCATTGGTTATTCGAATGCGAAGCGGTTGATTTGTAGGATCGAGCCAGAAGAAGACGAAAAAAATCTCAAATATCTTGACGTACATCCTCCAGGTGGAGACAGAATAAATAAGATCCTCTTAGTTAACCCAAAGGTGCGAGCCCAAATGGGGTGTCCGCCAAAACATCTTACAACTGTTTATTGCGACTCGGAAAAACGATTAGATGGCCCGAACGAACCTAAGAGTCCTTCCGCTCAGCCATCACAAACTGTCCCTGCAACAGGTGCGAAATGAGCGATTTAAAGTTGATGTTCCTATATTTGCTGATTCCTGTGCACATCGCTTTTGCTAATCCTTCAACGGTCGAAAGGACAAATCGCAAACCCAACCAAATTGAAAGGTCAACTATCCGTATTAGAGTTGTGTATGGCGAGAGAACGACGTTTTTCGTTGTCTATAAAGTAAAAAATGGAGGGAAAGTGGAGTTTTCAAATAACCTAGGAGCCCGGGAAACCAAAGAAATTTCTGCGGGTGATCACGATTATTTGAAGTTAAAAGTTTCAAGCCTCTCTGGTACAAACAACGAAAAGAGATTCTGTTTGAGAAATTTTATTGAGGTAAAAACTGATGCCCGTGAACTCGTTGGATGTATAGGTGCTACCAATAAGCTTGCCAAAGGCATTCAACATGTTACAAACCTAATCAGCACTATTTTTTAGGGTCGCCACTAGGTGGGATTTTAGGGTATCAGAACCCGTATGACTCAATTCAAGTCGGTGTATCACTTTGCTACCTGTCAATTCGGACCGCATTTTCATTATTTTTTTGTCAATAGTTTGGTCAGTTCTTAGAAAACCTTCTGGTTTCCCTTAATTTTTTTGGACCCTTACCGATACTTATACCGAGGGGGGTTCTGGACATGGATACTTACAATTCTGATTTGCCCGCTCCTCGGCTTCCGTTAGTCATGGATGTGGAGTTCCGACGAAGTTATGCCCGGCAATCGGATAAGGGTAAGCTGCGAAATATCAGTTTGACTGGGGCATTTCTAGAAACTGGAGTTCTGGGACTTGGAGCCGAAGATAAGGTAAATCTCACTTTTGTTGTCAGTGGCAGAAGGCGCAATATCACAGCGACCGTTGTGTGGAAAAATACTTTGGGATTCGGGGTACGATTTCACCCTACAAACAACCGTGACATACAGATCGTTGACGATCTTATGTACTTTGTCGAGAGCAAACGTGAAACTCGCAGAGACGTCTTAGACAACATCTTTAGGCGCGTTGCCTAGACGGGCTTCGCTCA encodes:
- a CDS encoding PilZ domain-containing protein gives rise to the protein MDTYNSDLPAPRLPLVMDVEFRRSYARQSDKGKLRNISLTGAFLETGVLGLGAEDKVNLTFVVSGRRRNITATVVWKNTLGFGVRFHPTNNRDIQIVDDLMYFVESKRETRRDVLDNIFRRVA